ACTTCTCAATGTGTTGCAGATTAACCACATGATTTAGCTTAGCCTTACAGGAAAACAATAAACAGGACCCATCTTGTCTTATATTCACCATTGAAGCTCTCTCGTTGCTGTATGGTTTGGTTCCTTCTCTCTGTTGGCAGCCAGCACCATGGATGCATCGAGATTGAGCACAACAATTTGGCACGCGTAGTTGAATTAGATGTTCTTCAAGGTTCGCGTCATCGTATCATCTCAATGGCACCAGGTAAAACAAGAAATTTCCTAGGAAGGAACCCCAGAAATTCACCGTCAGACTGAACATACACGCTACTGCTGCCTCCAATCTCCTCAACTTCAATAGAACGTGCACTGCAACAGGAGCAAGAAATTCACCAGATCAGAGACCATTTAAGAGCCAGTGGTTTTGTGCAATTAGTACATGCATCTGAGTTAGAGGTTTCTTCTGTGGTGGTGCCTATTATCTGGTAAAGAAAATTGCATTTCACAAATGCATTGCGTCGGAGGTAACAGACAGATATGCATATAACAGCAAGCAAAATGGATGAGATGAGCTTATGCTTTGCCACAACATCATTAAGTTAGTAGAAAGAATCTATGTTATGGGAGACCAAAAAGAAGTTGGTCACCACTAATCAATTGCTGAAAAATATTCCACAAAGTTGGAGCATTGCCGGCTGGGACCTCAACATACAATCTTTTAATTTGCCTTACATAACCCTTTGCTTTTAGGAGAAAACCACATACCTTCTTGAAGATACATTTTGGACTGACAAATGCGTTCCATTGTACAACTTATGCAGCTTAAGAATAAAATCATACCATCTGAAGTCCTGAAGAGTAACTACCTGTGCAGAAACAAGTTACGAAGCCAACTTTACAGGTACATCATCAAAGGCATAATGTGAAAGGGTTGGCAACAGATCAACTATAGAATAGACAGGGAATGTTCTCCACCTCAAAATTTCCACTTGATGGGTTCGCATTTGGAGTGATCTTCATACCGCCACCAAAGAATTTTGCGTTTCCAATACAAAGAGCAGTCACCTTAGTATATACTTCCCATTCACCCCCGTTGATCTAGATGAACGTTGTATAAAAGTTTCATGAAATACTAAATgcttttataatataaaaatcaacaCATTGCATTGAAAGAATCATTTAATGctatatgacaaaaatatctgaCTAAGTTTCCTAGAAGAGAATATCAGCATGCACAAACCCTGATCTTAAGGTCCTGGTTGTAGTGCCCCAAAAAGGCTTGCAAAGCACCAATCACATAACATAAGTTTCCAAATCTCTTGTATCTAGATGCAAAATAACCTGCTTTTGCACTCCTGCATTAGCATaggaatgtattttttaaatcagTATATACTTTCTTGATCaaacaaatctaaaattttcCTAATAGGTGACCTTACAAGTGCGTATCAGCAACATTTACAAAGTAATGAGGGTCATCGTTTGCAGCAGTAATTACTCCAACGTCAATCCGAGACCTCAGTCCTGAAAAACACATCTAATTAGGAAATAAGACAAGTGAAAACAAACATTGAGAAGCTACTAGCTAGTTATGGACATTGCAATACCAAGAATAGATATGCCAATTTCTCTATGAACAAAATGTCCTGAACTTAGGTGGATTCACCTTTTGCTATGCGGTCAATGGCTTCATTAGGATCGTTTTTCCTGATTAAACAAATGTCAGTAGATGTTTCCATTAACAGAGTGTAGCAAGCCAATCTCATATGGAACATAGCTAATGATAAAAGTGAAAGCAGCTGTAAGTTACCAGCCAAATGTCCTGGCAAAATCAGAACCAGTGCCCAAGGGGATAAGCTATAAAGAAGAAACAACAGGCATTTTCCTCTCAAGAACCCATATGAGCAAATTCACAAACAGTAAAATATGCACTTAATTTGCTATCAGAGAtgtaaatcaaaatttaaattgacAACAAGGAGCTGATACTTACACCAAGTGCAGTTGTATGAGTAGCCTCTGGATTATCATGAGAGACATGCTTTCCACGCCAGAAGAAGCCATTAACAACCTACAACTTATGAGGCCAAGCAAATAAGAAGCTTTTTTCccaaaataaaagtaatattaaCTTATGTCGATGCATGCCAGTGCACAAGGCTCCCCACTTTATGAGAGTCAAGGGAGGGTTACATTTGCACGTGGCCTTccccatgtttttttttttttttttacaaaccCATAATAGTTTCCCACATGGCAGGTATATTGGCCCACAGAAATTGGTTAATTACGTGAAGTTCATATCTTATAACAGATAATTTTGTTCATGTAGCATTTTCTATTCTGACATTTCTAGCAAGTAGCAAGTACAAGCAACCAGCTCAACATCTTatggaaacaaaatattttttaaataaaaataaaaaacactaaaaaacaAATCTTATTGAAGAAGAAACAATTTCAAACGTTTTGCTTTGCAAGCAAGCACATGTCTGCTTGTGATGTCAACTGTCAGCATTTCATTGCAGAGCACAagaaaaatcttttattttctagatGAGATTATGACATTTCCTTCTCATTTATGGCATAAACATGTTTTTGACCTAGTGAGACACTAAATTAGAGTATTTAAGAATCATTGCATATGTTATAACTTTgccaatatatgaaaattttgaatggaAACGTGGGGAATAAAGGCACTGAAATTTGTGGCGACTATAAAGTAGTAcatttaaaaaagaaacaagttgCACCTCATGAAGAGTTCCATCACCCCCAACTGCAATCACGGCATCAGCACCTTCACGTATGGCCTGCAAAATAATAGCTGTTAGAATTTCCACATAACatacctaatttttttttttttttttttttgttttaaactCAAAGCCTAAACTAATGAGGTTCACAATACCAACCTCCCTTGTTATGTCAATCGCATGATGAGGACCTGAAGTCAAAGACTCACATATCTGGTCACAGGGTAGAGAAATACTTCATATGAGTTAATCTGGATCTAGATAAGCTTATATACAATATTACAGcagaatttggaaaaaaaaaaaagaaaaaaaaaaggaagtaaAGATAAGTCATTGAGAAAAACTGTAGATGATAATTGGATGGTGAAGCATATCCTAAAGAAAAGTTTGCACAGATCCAATCCTAATTTGCACCAGCCCACTGCTGACATCCAAATTTTTCTGGGATGATGGTTTCCAACGGGTGATTTATGTGAGTAGTTAGTCTATCAGATAGTAAAAATTCTATCtgataggaaaaaaaaaaaaaaaaaaacactcatGTCACTTTTCTGGAATCATCTGAATTAGTTGATTATTCAATCTTCCATCCCCAAGATACATAGGTGATGCCTATACTCTGCATTACAAGATGATATGACTTATATGGTTTGATGGTGATGATTCTACTGAATGGTGTAAGGACTAAGCTGTGCCCTGTgggaaaataattttgtcaacaACGTTAGCAGTTGGTTTTGTGAAACTTTAAGTCCTGCCAGAAAGCCAATTGCAAGTATTTCAATTTCTGACTTTCTGCAACCACATCTAATTGCTGACCTGCTTAGCAATCACTACCTTCTCGAACTGTCCTTTGATGAAAGAGAATTTATGTAAAAGACACTCAAATCACTGGATAAACTTCTTACCTCATGTATACCAGCTTTACAAAGCACTTAGCAGTGTATCAATatcaaaactcaatttttttcctattcAAACTGAAGGACACTACCTCATTTACTCTTGTCCATCTTGACTACATGATACTCATattcaattaatacttattcAATTACCTCGTGTAACCACTTGTAAAGCTCACGTATTTTATTTCTCCAAGGAAATAATTGAACCTCCGATACCAAGTAATCAACATTTCACACTGAAATTCTTATTCAGCTATGTACATATCCGTGCGTATTATCTGATTTAGTTCAAAGAACATTATCCAAATTAACATTGCAAATGGCAGAACTCACATTACAATCTGAACCGAGGCGAGATCTCAGATAGGGTAGCAATTTCTTCCACTCCTTGCCCGTCCGGCCGTTGGCTCCTGAGCTATCAGTTGCAACTcagataaaatgaaaaatagaaaagaaaaggaaggactCACGACCTCTCAGAAgtggaaatgagagagagagagagagagagagagagagagagagacctcgAGGATTGACAATGAAGACGAGGTCACGGCGGCTAGAGGAGGAGGAGCCGCCGCGGACGGCGTGGAGATCTGGAGCGATAGGCATCTCCGCCCTGAGAAACGAGGGCTTAGCCATTTCCGCCACCGTTCTACCGTAATATACCATtatgatatatgtataaatatacaGAGTTCTACCTTTCATTCGTTACTTCGTTAAGCTGCAGCAACCAAATTTATTGAAAGAGTCATGCtacatgtatattatttttgtatattttgggctATATAaagtgtatcaatgacaaaaatatcctgcGCCTCACGTGCCTTTATGCGCCTCAgagagatatttttgtcattgatacacctttgtgtagtcCAAAGTGTACACAAAGatgtaccaataatattttctttattgaaAAGCCTCTTCTTAGGTTTCACCGAAACCGAAACCGAAACGGAAACGGAAACGGAAACGGAAGGGTTACGGAACgaataagatttttaatataaaaataattatttaatttaaaaataaacataaattttatgattcatttaaataaattttgaaaaactaaacaTTTTCagttaaagacaaaaaaaagttTATCTCTAACCTAaattttttctgtctctaatttttttcatgGACGAAAAggtgtttttgatatttttttaatattataaaataatattaaaatatttttaatttttttcatggaCGAAAAggtgtttttgatatttttttaatattataaaataatattaaaatatttttaaaattatagaaatgttTCATAAACGTAATTtgacatttcaaaaaataaacattttaaaaatgttaaaacgACGACATGAGATGTTTTTGAATATCGCAAGCTTTCTCCatactttattttaatattttaatttatattatacatatttgtCGCACAACTTTTTATGAGGTAGACCCAATCCAGTAGCCCCGCCCAATTGTTTAAAGCCCAAAAGACTCAAACGAGCTCGTCAAGGCAAACTCATATACCGCTGAAATCCAAGTTCATATCACAAAACCAAACAAGCTCCAAGCAAACTCCTAATAAGGCTTCCAGCAAGCTTTCAGCAAAATACCCAACGAGCTCCTAACAATGCTCCTAGCTCGTTGGTTTAACCGTTTAGCTTGTTAGTCTAGATCTTTCAGCTCGAATAGATAACAAAGCTGCTAAATAGTCGGAGACAAGAACCTACTCACTTTATCTGAGACAAATCATATCGCTCGTAATGAAGATCTCACTCCCAATTTTATGCAGATGATAAGAACTacttgtcccccattatactatctttatatttttatatctcatGCAATTATAAACATCtcttattataaataagggtcaaaaatataattgaatggGGAACAACAAGAATAATCGTATACTGTCAATCTGTCGAAATACCCAGAGTACAATCGTAGAGTAAGTAACGTTCTGGGCAAACTACGTGAAAATTCTGTGTCATTTCTATTTAGTTCTTCTTTATTGTGTATTGGGCTTATTTCATTTAGTGGGTCTACGAATCACAATTGCCTAAATCTGAACTcgacaatttatatttttatattgatatattattttatgtgttatattaatataaatatataaaatattaacataaaatattttgttaaatatcaaaattaaatatttaagtaacaTTATCAAACTTATTATGATGTCTTTACCAAGCAGACATAAAAACTACATGGTGGTGATAATaatattagtatatattttaaagtgatattaatatattaaaatattataaaaataaaaaatatctttaaaaaaatttagcatttgtttttattcaacaaaacaaatcaactttatatatatacatgattttTTGTTTGAGCCTAAATTAGACCaaatcgaaaattaaaaattacggtaatattttttttactgtttttaggttatttttaattttttaaaattattaaaatatatttatttttatatttttaaaaatatatttcaaaaattgtaaaaaaattttaaaacaacaaaaaatcattttaactgTTAATTACAAACattctcaaaatttataaaatacaaaaaatacttcatataaaaagaatatattttcaacaatctcaaaacatatacttgaaaatgaattcaaaactaaaaaataaaatataaaaaaaataaccccTACTATTTTCCAAGGAAAAATCAAAGACTAAAGACCCAACTAAGATGATTCCACCTTGAACTGGATCCGGCTAGTTTTTTCGATTCGAACCAAAATTTACACACCCTAGTAAACACAATCCACTTAATGATATGAGAAGTTGAAAGACACCCCATTTATTTAGACTACCCAACTCACTCAGATTGAATGGTAGATTGACATGCCAATGGCCAAAATTCATACAGATACAGGGgaataaaagaggaagaagaagatacaCACTAACTACTACAGTGACCACAGGAAAAATGTctacaaaacaaaagaaaatagaaacaGCTTTGCATCCATTACTATTAGTATTAGAGGTGAATGAATCCTTCCAAATGCAGCAATCTCCATCATTTCATGGTTTTGCGGGGCTGCCATGGATTGAACATCTCAACATCAATCAGCCTGGAATTCCAGTTGGAAGTGCCAAAGGTCAAGGAACACGGCAGCAGCAGCATTGTTATTAGCTATTGACCAAGTAAACAAGAATACTACACACAGGACAGGACACAGCCTTGTAATGCTGACTTCTTGTgtcttttcttgtttcttctgCTGCCACCATCTCGAAATATTcatccacccccccccccccccccccccggaaATGATCTCCAAATCTTTTTGTTTACACGTCACTTCATTAACAAGGATGCTTACCAGTATCATCAGATTTAGAGAAATCGTCTCCTGAAGCTCCGGGTGGTTGCTTGATACGAGCGCATCAGCAGTCCCACACCAATCCCGACTCCAAGGCACATCCCCAGGCCAATCCCAACCCCGACCCTTACGCCAGCATTGAACCATGAGAGTTGGCCATCCTCTCCGGCATACATATCGTCAGAATAGTAGCTTCCAGTTTTTGCATCCAACTCATATTCATCAACATCTGCCTCTGTTGTCATCTGGAAATGAACAATTAGGAAGAGTTAGAAATAACAGGTCTcatataatatgtatgtatggcAACCAATGCAAGATTGAAAGATTCAAGAGGTGCGGGAAAGGAAAGAAGGGATGAATTGACGGTATCTTTGGAGTCCGTAGGTTTTAAAATAAGTAATCAAAATCAACTATATAAATGATGCAACTTCAGTTAAAACAAAGTGTAAATGAAAAGGTAGTTGTAAGAAAGGCTAAGAAATACCAAAAGGTTAACAGTTTTGATACCTAGTTTGAATCAAGCAATAGATGGAGTCCTGTAAATGTGACTTATATAATTAAGACAGGATAGGCATAAGGAATAATGCTTTCATGTTCTCTGTGCTAGCCAAACACTTCTGGAATTAGAATGGAAAATGTTACAGGACTTGAGAAATATGCTTTAGCATATAAATTATCAGTTCACTAAAAAACATGTTAGTGAAATGTGTTGAAACAAGGGTGCTAAGATGGATCTGTTGATCAAGCTAAGAGAGATAGGATTGAAATTTAATGAATCCGAAAGATGAAAGAGGTAACATAAGGTGAAAAATACAATAAcagaaaaacaattaaaatagttttagCATGTTTAACAAAGACCAATTGGTGCCCGAATAAGGGAAGAAACAATAGTTGTCCTAGATAAAGACACTATCAGTATTCACATTAAGGGTAAGGCTAGGGGAAACCAAAGTCGTCGAGAGGAAGTAACAATAGCTGTCCCAAATAATAATAGTATCAGTATTCACATTGGGATAATGTGAGGGGAGACCAATGATAACATGGAGAAATAACAATATATGTCCCAACTAATAATAGTATCAGTCTAAATATTGGAGTTAAGGCTAGGGATGGCAAAAGTTAACAAGGATTGAGATTATTAACACTGATGAGATACATTTTTGCTGTTAACTGAAACTGTGAACCTTAATAAAATAGAATGCCatcatattttgtttatattttagattcttggattttatcttttattcattttgttgaaatAATTATAGCCAGgttaattatgtttaattaggATTGGATTtctgcctataaattggcatacaatgtattaaaaaattaatacctTTGATGATTGAATacaatttattttctctccttgatgtctctctctctttctctcccccttaatttcttctctttcttcttcaatctttctcAAATTCTGGCTGTTCCACTTCCATATCACTCAGTAAATGTGTTGtacatagaaaaataataaatgttgtTTCGAGAATGGAGATAGAAGAGCATGCAGTTTTAGTTTTAGAGTGCCCCCACACTGTGCCCCCCCCCAAGTTGCTTCATGAAATTAAGAATGCAAAAGAAGCAACAACAGGTGCTCGAGTGGCATGCTAAGTGCATAAAATAGGCAAATGGATAATGGCTTATTGTTGTGATGTGGATTGGGGCATATTGCAAGTGTTAGGATTAGGAGCACCTTTGATTACTCAATCAATACTTTTATTTGCCAATTCTCTCAACATTCCTCACCTGGAAATCAACCAATGCAGAAATATAAAACAGTAAAGAGATTAAGGAAAGAGACAACCAAACCACAAGAAGAGACAGAgagatttatcttggttcagatTGCAATAAgtaatcctacatccagccttgatccgagagcaatccactaaaAATCCAATGAGAAATCAGTACACAAGAACTCCCTCTCACACGAGCACTTCAATCACAAGATTACAAAGGCTATATATGTAgacttttctctctgttttcccAGCACTCGATTTCAATGAATGAGTGAATCAGTTTGAGTTGCCCAACTGTCTCGCCCtaagccttctatttatagaggcaCATAGGAGGTAATTACAAGGCTTTTTATTTTAGCCTACACAAAGACTAAACTAACCCTTATAATAAAACACCTAAGCTAGCCTCtccctaacttagaatttctaGCCGCTTCCATTCACTCCGAGGGGTCTTCTAATCTCTTAATCTTCTAGACAGATTTCTCAATGCAAAACATTAACAGCAAGACTGAAAAGGAAAGTTTTCCTTTATTTCACATGGCAAATTCTGTTTTTAAAGCAACAATAGTTCTCTAAAACTTCTCCTGGTGGCCACCTTTCAGGAGTATCAATACTGTCACATGAATCGTAAATGCATGAATGTGATGGACCAAAAAATCTGCAGTTCCTAATGGAATAGGTAACAAAACCACTTTTCCGCCCACTGCTATTaaatcaacccccccccccccccccaaaaaaaaaataaataaataaaaataaaaataaaaataaataaataaataaataaactggTGCTTGTTATTGCACCAGGTGCCAAAGCATAGGTGTTTTGTATCCATTGAGCAAAATATTACTGTTGCTTTAGCCGCACCCATGAATGATATAAACACTATTGTTGCTTTGCCTTTACTCACATTAGTGGCATATTTCTATGCGGGTTTTAGCAAAAAGGATCGGCTTATTTTAGGAAATACATTCAACCAACTCCAATCCTTTTACCCATTAACATATTAGAAGATTTCTGATAGGCCCCCCAGTCCATTAGACCTACCAAAGGCTGGCCAAGGGGCAGGGGCAAGGAGGTAAAAATGGGTGGAGGGTAGTAGGGGAAATAGCTGGTTTGtttgtaacaaaccagcatgtgctTCCAGAGACAGTTATGCTGAGTAGGATGgggtataaataagagaaagagagtgaaagagaggtGTGGAATTTTGTAGAAGGTTGTTGGAGAGTttgggcctctcgaatgccctattgttctttcttttttttagcaAGCTGTGTAAAAATTCCAATTGGAATTGAGGAATTGAATAGAAATTCAGAGTATTTGTTTGGAATCCCAACAATTTCACAAACCCTTTATCACTTAGTTTTTGACTTTTCGGGAATATATTAGCCGTGAATTAGTAGTtttttgtcatgaacctagggttcataacgggcTGAAATGAgcaatcggaaggatccgattgaattaaggtcAAGAATAGAATGtatagagggaaaattgaagaagaatggtgaagaaattagagagaattgagggagagcagaagagagaaatgagagggagatttgagagaattcttagagagagaatgagagtttcATTAACAATTCAAGCATGTccatctcctcttacaatgggcctttttataggcataactaattccttaactaatttctaacagcacccatgtgctcctaacaaataatcaaatatctCCTAAAAAACTAATGTAAGCCTATTATAATATTACCCCTTCattatatccctatcacaatattacccttctaatcctcctaggtacatgacaattttccctccttgaaatgtttcttatcttcaagaaacttattaccacctaACCGTAGCTTTtttatccaatgcccatcttcacccactggtttcttcttcaccttttcttgttcttatctctTATTTCCCTTGTCTCTcgcttcctcttttctttttcgtcAACAGTAACATCAATATGACTTGTTGCAACACTAATTTCAGCCATCCGCCTCTTCCTTAGTGCCGTTAAAAATGGTTTCAAATGTGCTGTCAGCCCTACAACCCCATCCTCCAACTCTTCTTGCTGCAATGTTACCTTTGCCTTGTCTTGTGTGCCCATGCCAATGACATACATGTGAGATTGTTGTATTTAAGTGAAGCTTCAAACGGCAGCGTTTTGCGGAAGGGCAGGAGGGTCTTTTGGCAACCCTCATGGCTGCCCAAAACGGCAGTGTTTTGGGCCCTGAGTGGAGGGCCAAAACGGAAACCGCCTTTACCGTTTCATTTGGCGTGCTTCTCTTTGTCTTTTAGCGTGCCTCTTCCCCGATCGTCAATGCTTTGTTGTGCCTTTATACGATGCAATCTGCACCGCCTATGTCTTCTTTATATCAGCTACAGTCGCCTCGAGATGGAAAGCGAGACAGCCTCCGATTATCTGCTTGTAGCTTGTGGTTATGGGGCTAATTTAATTTGAGAGTCGGTTTTGTACAGTGAGATCAAAGAGTGTTTTGTATGTAATCCGAGGCtgtaaaacatattttctcccaatagtgcagtgagctccctttaccggagctcaacgtggacgtagccctcttTAACGAGTGAACCACGGTAAAGTTGCTTGTCTtctttgttttgatttgttttaaGTGTCTCTGTATGATTCTGTCCATTTATTCGTGTATGAAATCGGtctatttatttactttataaaGTGTTGATTTAGGGTTGAGTTTCGTCTCATCCCAACAATAGTATCAGAGCCCTTATACTTGCAGTATCCACGGCTGAGTTTTATCTCAGTTAGGGTTTACTGTTGTGGTGTCGTTTTTTTGGGTTCCTAGGGTTTACTGAAAGTCTCTCATCAGTCTATTATTTTTTGCTGAATGAGTCTTGGTCAGTGTTTAGGGTTTCCTAGGGTACCTTCGTGCAAGGCGAAGATGATATCA
The Diospyros lotus cultivar Yz01 chromosome 12, ASM1463336v1, whole genome shotgun sequence DNA segment above includes these coding regions:
- the LOC127787678 gene encoding sphingoid long-chain bases kinase 2, mitochondrial isoform X1 — encoded protein: MKGRTLYIYTYIIMVYYGRTVAEMAKPSFLRAEMPIAPDLHAVRGGSSSSSRRDLVFIVNPRGANGRTGKEWKKLLPYLRSRLGSDCNICESLTSGPHHAIDITREAIREGADAVIAVGGDGTLHEVVNGFFWRGKHVSHDNPEATHTTALGLIPLGTGSDFARTFGWKNDPNEAIDRIAKGLRSRIDVGVITAANDDPHYFVNVADTHLSAKAGYFASRYKRFGNLCYVIGALQAFLGHYNQDLKIRINGGEWEVYTKVTALCIGNAKFFGGGMKITPNANPSSGNFEVVTLQDFRWYDFILKLHKLYNGTHLSVQNVSSRSARSIEVEEIGGSSSVYVQSDGEFLGFLPRKFLVLPGAIEMIR
- the LOC127787678 gene encoding sphingoid long-chain bases kinase 2, mitochondrial isoform X2, producing MKGRTLYIYTYIIMVYYGRTVAEMAKPSFLRAEMPIAPDLHAVRGGSSSSSRRDLVFIVNPRGANGRTGKEWKKLLPYLRSRLGSDCNICESLTSGPHHAIDITREAIREGADAVIAVGGDGTLHEVVNGFFWRGKHVSHDNPEATHTTALGLIPLGTGSDFARTFGWKNDPNEAIDRIAKGLRSRIDVGVITAANDDPHYFVNVADTHLSAKAGYFASRYKRFGNLCYVIGALQAFLGHYNQDLKIRINGGEWEVYTKVTALCIGNAKFFGGGMKITPNANPSSGNFELLFRTSDGMILFLSCISCTMERICQSKMYLQEVHVLLKLRRLEAAVACMFSLTVNFWGSFLGNFLFYLVPLR